In Brevibacillus brevis, a genomic segment contains:
- a CDS encoding LuxR C-terminal-related transcriptional regulator encodes MKREIVLPLPRSIMLKTKMSLPGIRPSSVQRDQLLRQLDAGLACKLTVVHAPAGYGKTTLLSQWAHRQATRPAWLSLDEMDNDLIRFWKYVLHSLSESCLPGLGDRLELLMKAITHTSILTFLDSLLSELDSANQPVSLLLDDYHVIADEQIHASLSYFIDYLPLHVHLFVASRSAMPFPTSKWTLHGQACQVTLDQLRFTEEETVRFFSLALGLAPGPNQIGQLLASTEGWVAGLQMAAISLATNREDPERLFAGFHGTHRQISEYLLHEVWLRLPSDMQSFLLATCVLPRMDVALCNRMANRSDSGQMLAHLQRQNIFLVPLDDYQTWYRYHHLFGEFLEGRLRQSDPSKWNELHRSASQSFAERELYDEAIDHAMTAADYSFAAMLLETHYPQLIQRGEFSTLLRWLDRFPRSSDFLSPTLRLLYTFILILSAQTDRAAEEIPALEKACAAVENPEEQQQFASGLFFVKANLVFATGQFEAWIKDAGTFQERLPENPLFFNFNYNTSEPLIRRSSLGLKGMLSPQTEFVGKAFSDILAAHGWQSSLFHMYVVQALAEGYYEWNRLEDSAALLEQVEPVARHKKTPGLLVPHALTKAKLSLAKGSPREARAVVEEALDTVRVWADDYWTSPLYAFLARIDLAEGRVTEAQERLFALPRDYWEKPALQRELEVLTYVRLLLSQKREEEALLLLPSLKLASKREELLTSQVDIAILQALAKQRLGQTEEALSLLQEALAIGAANGYVRSFLDEGEEMHRLLLAFRQQRQKHPQNQKALATYVNGLLNLFAGKREKGKKDHSSSLVEPLTGKEMIIVAMLSQGASNKRIAEELGNTVGTVKVYLHRIYGKLGVTNRTQALLKAQELSLLEGDSPRW; translated from the coding sequence GTGAAAAGAGAAATCGTGCTTCCTCTCCCGCGTTCCATCATGCTCAAAACCAAAATGTCGTTGCCTGGCATTCGCCCAAGCAGCGTACAGCGCGATCAGCTGCTGCGGCAGCTGGATGCAGGCTTGGCATGCAAACTGACTGTCGTGCATGCCCCCGCCGGCTACGGAAAAACGACCCTGCTCAGCCAATGGGCACACAGGCAAGCGACGCGTCCCGCGTGGCTCTCCCTCGACGAAATGGACAACGACCTGATCCGGTTTTGGAAATACGTGCTTCATTCCCTGTCAGAATCCTGCCTCCCCGGGCTGGGTGATCGGTTGGAGCTGTTGATGAAGGCGATTACCCACACGTCCATTCTCACCTTTCTGGACTCGCTGCTCTCCGAACTGGATTCCGCCAATCAGCCTGTCTCGCTTCTCCTGGACGACTATCACGTCATCGCCGATGAGCAGATTCATGCCAGCCTGTCGTATTTCATCGACTATTTGCCCCTCCACGTCCATCTGTTTGTCGCAAGCCGAAGCGCAATGCCTTTTCCGACCTCCAAGTGGACACTGCACGGACAAGCCTGCCAGGTCACGCTCGATCAGCTTCGCTTTACCGAAGAAGAGACGGTCCGTTTTTTTAGCCTTGCGCTGGGACTCGCACCTGGCCCAAACCAGATCGGTCAGCTCCTGGCTTCCACGGAAGGCTGGGTAGCGGGACTTCAGATGGCTGCCATTTCCCTCGCCACCAACCGGGAAGACCCGGAGCGCTTGTTTGCAGGTTTCCACGGTACCCACCGCCAAATTTCGGAGTATTTGCTGCACGAAGTCTGGCTGCGGCTCCCCTCCGACATGCAGAGCTTTTTGCTCGCGACATGTGTCTTGCCGCGAATGGATGTCGCACTCTGCAACCGAATGGCCAACCGCTCCGACAGCGGACAAATGCTGGCGCACCTGCAACGGCAAAACATTTTTCTCGTCCCGCTCGACGACTACCAGACCTGGTACCGCTACCACCATCTGTTTGGTGAATTTCTGGAAGGCCGGCTCCGGCAGTCGGATCCTTCGAAATGGAACGAGCTGCACAGAAGCGCCAGCCAATCGTTTGCCGAACGGGAATTGTACGACGAGGCGATCGATCACGCGATGACCGCCGCCGACTATTCGTTCGCAGCGATGCTCCTGGAGACCCATTACCCGCAGCTGATTCAGCGTGGGGAATTTTCGACGCTGCTGCGCTGGCTGGATCGTTTTCCGCGCTCGTCCGATTTTCTCTCGCCGACGCTGAGGCTTTTGTACACCTTCATCTTGATTCTGTCTGCGCAGACGGATCGGGCTGCAGAAGAAATTCCTGCACTGGAAAAAGCCTGCGCCGCCGTGGAAAATCCGGAGGAGCAGCAGCAATTTGCCAGCGGGCTGTTTTTTGTGAAAGCCAACCTCGTCTTTGCCACCGGCCAGTTCGAAGCCTGGATCAAGGACGCGGGGACATTTCAGGAGAGGCTGCCTGAAAACCCGCTGTTTTTCAACTTTAATTACAACACGTCCGAGCCGCTCATCCGGCGGTCTTCTCTTGGGCTGAAAGGCATGCTGTCCCCGCAGACCGAATTTGTGGGAAAGGCGTTTTCGGATATTCTCGCCGCGCATGGATGGCAATCCTCGCTGTTTCATATGTACGTCGTGCAGGCCCTCGCAGAAGGTTATTACGAGTGGAATCGGCTGGAAGACAGCGCTGCGCTGCTAGAGCAGGTCGAACCGGTGGCTCGCCACAAGAAAACGCCCGGGCTTCTGGTGCCCCATGCGTTGACGAAAGCGAAACTCTCGCTTGCAAAAGGGTCCCCCCGCGAAGCGCGAGCCGTTGTGGAGGAAGCGCTGGACACCGTCCGCGTCTGGGCTGACGACTACTGGACCAGCCCGCTGTACGCGTTTCTCGCCCGGATCGACCTGGCAGAAGGCCGCGTCACCGAGGCACAGGAACGACTCTTTGCGCTGCCGCGAGACTATTGGGAAAAGCCTGCGCTTCAAAGAGAGCTGGAGGTGCTGACCTATGTCCGGCTGCTTTTGAGCCAGAAGCGGGAAGAAGAAGCTCTCCTCCTCTTGCCGTCGCTGAAGCTGGCGAGCAAACGGGAGGAGCTGCTCACCAGCCAGGTGGACATCGCGATCCTGCAAGCATTGGCCAAACAGCGGCTCGGTCAGACGGAAGAGGCGTTGTCCTTATTGCAGGAAGCGCTCGCCATCGGTGCAGCCAACGGCTACGTGCGCAGCTTTCTGGACGAAGGCGAGGAGATGCACAGGCTGCTGCTGGCCTTCCGTCAACAAAGGCAAAAGCATCCGCAAAACCAGAAGGCGCTCGCCACGTACGTCAACGGACTGCTGAACTTGTTCGCCGGGAAGAGAGAAAAAGGAAAAAAAGATCACTCCTCTTCCCTCGTCGAACCGCTCACGGGAAAAGAAATGATCATCGTCGCCATGCTGAGCCAGGGCGCTTCCAACAAACGGATCGCAGAAGAGCTGGGCAATACGGTCGGCACGGTCAAGGTCTATTTGCACCGCATCTATGGCAAGCTCGGGGTCACGAACCGGACGCAGGCGCTGCTCAAAGCGCAAGAGCTTTCCTTGCTGGAAGGCGATTCCCCCAGATGGTAA
- a CDS encoding TetR/AcrR family transcriptional regulator, whose protein sequence is MSRPREFDVDRALQQSMEVFWERGFKSTSYEDLTRTTQVKKQSLYCVFKDKRELFLKALALYRKRSIAMLEEVASREASPLEKLEAICGSMLHQKDETLRRGCLMVNSALEFGEDDREVNREVNREVTLMSDQVKGILEKIIRDGQKQGFITARESSKELAVYLNNVLVGAKVMEKAGASREQIEAVLRTSFALIISENTR, encoded by the coding sequence ATGAGTAGACCAAGAGAATTTGATGTCGACCGCGCGCTTCAACAGTCTATGGAAGTGTTCTGGGAGAGAGGCTTCAAGTCGACTTCCTATGAAGATTTGACTCGCACGACGCAAGTGAAGAAGCAGAGTCTGTATTGCGTGTTCAAGGACAAGCGGGAATTGTTCCTAAAAGCGTTGGCACTGTATCGCAAACGAAGCATAGCGATGCTGGAAGAGGTGGCCTCCCGGGAGGCGTCGCCTCTGGAGAAGCTGGAGGCTATCTGCGGCTCGATGCTGCATCAGAAGGATGAAACGTTGCGCCGGGGATGTCTCATGGTCAATTCCGCGTTGGAATTCGGAGAGGACGACCGGGAAGTCAACCGCGAAGTCAACCGCGAAGTAACGCTGATGTCCGATCAGGTCAAAGGCATTCTCGAAAAGATCATTCGCGACGGCCAGAAGCAAGGGTTCATTACGGCACGCGAGTCCAGCAAGGAGCTGGCAGTCTACCTGAACAACGTGCTTGTCGGGGCGAAGGTTATGGAGAAGGCAGGCGCTAGCCGGGAGCAGATCGAAGCGGTGCTGCGTACGTCATTTGCGCTGATCATTTCGGAGAACACTCGCTAG
- a CDS encoding MFS transporter encodes MALLLKNRGALLILMFSIFLVFTGIGLVIPIMPKYMENLGISGGVIGLLVAAFSLTQLLFSPVAGRLADSFGRKRMIVIGLVVFAISEVLFGVASSPVLLFVSRLLGGISAALIMPAVMAYSADMTTNEERATGMGYITAAITTGFIIGPGIGGYIAEFGIRVPFYSAAIAGMIAACITLFILRESRPSQESLSDSASSEQHQGSLLSQLWFSYREPYFFSLIIVFVMSFGLANFETVFSLFVDHKFGFEPKDIAFIITFGSIAGAVVQLTAFGWIMNRFGERAVISVSLLFAGLFIVLTLFVHTFWMIFAVTFIVFLATDILRPAISTQMSMLAKDQQGYVAGLNSAFTSLGNIAGPIVAGFLFDLDINYPYVLASMILLICFVLSLRFKNSKQTDANRNDGEFSRS; translated from the coding sequence ATGGCGTTATTATTAAAAAATAGAGGAGCCCTCCTGATACTGATGTTCAGTATTTTCCTTGTTTTTACAGGGATCGGGCTTGTCATACCGATTATGCCGAAGTACATGGAGAATTTGGGGATTTCCGGGGGCGTTATCGGCTTGTTGGTCGCAGCCTTTTCGCTGACGCAGCTCCTTTTTTCACCCGTAGCTGGCCGATTGGCCGATTCATTCGGGAGAAAAAGAATGATTGTCATCGGATTGGTCGTGTTTGCCATCTCGGAAGTGCTATTTGGCGTTGCGAGTTCTCCTGTACTGCTGTTTGTATCCAGGCTGCTGGGGGGTATTAGTGCGGCATTGATCATGCCGGCCGTCATGGCTTACTCAGCTGATATGACAACGAATGAAGAACGCGCGACGGGGATGGGATATATTACCGCTGCCATTACAACTGGCTTTATTATCGGGCCTGGTATTGGCGGATATATTGCTGAATTCGGTATTCGCGTACCCTTCTATTCCGCCGCGATTGCGGGGATGATTGCGGCATGCATCACCTTGTTCATCCTCAGGGAATCCCGACCTAGTCAAGAATCGTTGTCTGACTCTGCTTCTAGTGAGCAACATCAAGGCAGCCTTCTTTCCCAGCTATGGTTTTCCTATCGGGAGCCCTATTTTTTCAGTTTGATCATTGTATTTGTCATGTCTTTCGGACTGGCTAATTTTGAAACGGTCTTTTCCTTGTTTGTGGACCATAAGTTTGGATTTGAGCCGAAAGATATCGCCTTTATCATTACATTCGGCTCCATAGCGGGTGCAGTGGTCCAGCTTACGGCTTTTGGCTGGATCATGAATCGTTTTGGTGAGCGAGCTGTCATTTCGGTAAGCCTGCTCTTTGCTGGTTTGTTTATTGTTCTGACGCTTTTTGTCCACACATTTTGGATGATTTTTGCCGTAACGTTTATCGTGTTTCTGGCGACCGATATTTTGCGACCGGCTATCAGTACCCAAATGTCGATGCTTGCCAAGGATCAACAGGGGTATGTAGCTGGTCTAAACTCAGCCTTTACCAGCCTTGGCAATATCGCAGGTCCTATCGTAGCTGGCTTTTTATTTGATTTGGATATCAACTATCCGTATGTGCTCGCAAGTATGATTTTGCTGATTTGTTTCGTCTTGTCGCTGAGATTTAAAAACAGCAAGCAGACGGATGCCAATAGGAACGATGGCGAATTTAGTCGCTCGTGA
- a CDS encoding TetR/AcrR family transcriptional regulator, which translates to MNKKKQQTEQTKKKIADAARILFAQKGYKATSIEDIVKATGYSGGNIYYHFKSKEGLFLHLIEIWNQEWEENWLEKEHLYPTTMDKLYGMAEHFAIDYMNHPLTKAADEFDMSEKSSEVEERINEMVHGYIEFNRQLLQKGLDNGEFEISNVTGVAIILDSLMFGLNQHTRRMQREEALATFRLAMDVFLFGIAKPSR; encoded by the coding sequence TTGAATAAAAAAAAGCAGCAGACGGAGCAGACGAAGAAGAAGATAGCTGATGCGGCCAGAATTTTATTTGCACAAAAAGGCTATAAGGCCACATCCATTGAAGATATTGTGAAAGCTACCGGATACAGCGGCGGCAACATTTACTACCATTTCAAGAGCAAGGAAGGGCTGTTTTTACATCTCATTGAAATTTGGAATCAGGAATGGGAAGAGAATTGGCTGGAGAAAGAACATCTCTACCCGACTACGATGGATAAATTATATGGAATGGCCGAACATTTTGCGATTGATTACATGAACCATCCGCTGACCAAGGCCGCAGATGAATTCGACATGTCTGAAAAGTCTTCGGAAGTGGAGGAACGCATTAACGAAATGGTCCATGGATATATCGAATTTAACCGGCAGCTGCTGCAGAAAGGGCTCGACAACGGCGAATTTGAAATCTCGAATGTAACCGGAGTCGCCATTATCTTAGACAGCCTGATGTTTGGTTTGAATCAACACACCCGACGAATGCAGCGCGAGGAAGCGCTGGCGACTTTTCGGCTGGCAATGGATGTGTTTTTATTTGGCATCGCGAAACCATCCCGCTAG
- a CDS encoding CapA family protein, giving the protein MDIGRWRKAAALTVAVLLTAAGSLVSGEVFANGSRVAAAEDQAIRVAFVGDIMLDKSVGVQIGRHGVDYPFQKTAGFLRQADLAIGNLETSVSTRGQAAKKEYTYRSKPQTLQGVKNAGIDVVNLANNHSLDYGMDALFDTMQHLREQSIGYVGAGKNEAEAFAPYIRTIKGKRVAVIGLSHVLPNRQWFAGKNKPGLAHAYSYEPMLTYVKQAVAQSDVTIAVMHWNLEYKDVPEPYAREMARKLIDCGVDAVVGSHSHSVMGVEYYKGAPIYYSVGNFVFTTSYNPKGREAMMVELSFSEKETASKVKPVKIVNGQPAPMDAASQKKMIDKLNKLSYQVKVDETGQVKNLAVNSAAAQR; this is encoded by the coding sequence ATGGATATCGGAAGGTGGAGGAAGGCTGCGGCGCTGACAGTCGCGGTGCTGCTCACTGCGGCGGGAAGCCTTGTGAGCGGCGAGGTTTTTGCCAACGGCTCCCGGGTGGCAGCGGCCGAGGACCAGGCGATTCGCGTGGCTTTTGTAGGGGATATCATGCTGGACAAAAGTGTGGGGGTACAGATCGGACGACATGGGGTGGACTACCCGTTTCAAAAGACGGCCGGCTTTTTGCGTCAGGCAGATCTGGCGATTGGCAACCTGGAGACTTCGGTCAGCACGCGCGGACAAGCGGCAAAGAAAGAGTATACGTACCGCTCCAAACCGCAGACACTTCAGGGAGTGAAAAACGCAGGGATCGATGTCGTCAATCTGGCGAACAATCATTCATTGGACTATGGGATGGACGCGCTGTTTGACACGATGCAGCATCTGCGCGAGCAGTCGATCGGCTACGTCGGGGCGGGGAAAAACGAAGCGGAGGCGTTCGCTCCGTACATCCGAACGATCAAAGGAAAGCGCGTCGCGGTCATCGGCCTCTCCCATGTCTTGCCCAATCGGCAATGGTTCGCCGGAAAAAACAAGCCGGGCCTGGCCCACGCCTACTCGTACGAGCCGATGCTCACCTATGTCAAACAGGCGGTCGCGCAATCCGACGTGACCATCGCAGTCATGCACTGGAATCTGGAGTACAAGGATGTGCCTGAGCCATATGCCCGCGAGATGGCCCGCAAGCTCATCGATTGCGGGGTGGATGCGGTCGTCGGCTCGCACAGCCATTCGGTTATGGGAGTCGAGTACTACAAGGGGGCGCCGATCTATTACAGCGTCGGCAATTTCGTCTTCACCACGTCTTACAACCCGAAAGGCAGGGAAGCGATGATGGTCGAGCTGTCCTTTTCCGAAAAGGAAACGGCCTCCAAAGTCAAACCGGTCAAGATCGTGAACGGCCAGCCGGCCCCGATGGACGCTGCCAGCCAAAAGAAAATGATCGACAAGCTAAACAAACTGTCGTACCAGGTGAAGGTGGACGAAACGGGCCAGGTGAAGAATCTGGCAGTCAACTCGGCGGCAGCGCAACGATAA
- a CDS encoding NADH:flavin oxidoreductase, translated as MTYSQSVQPLFQPFTSGNLLLSNRIVMAPMTRQFSPEGVPGPDVAAYYRRRAENGVGLIVTEGTTVNHPDASNQPNIPHFYGEAALNGWANVLAEVHGAGGRIIPQLWHMGARGQVDSYTEAEIAAIVQAFAQSAAEAKRLGFDGIELHGAHGYLIDQFFWERTNQRTDRYGGDILKRTRFAVEVIEACRRAVGPDFPIVLRISQWKSSDYTAKLAATPTELEQFLKPLIEAGVDVFHCSTRRFWEPEFEGSDLNLAGWVKKLTGKPTITVGSVGLDTEFMSFFTEGKGSTVTRIDGLIERLERGEFDLVAIGRALLADPAWASKIRDGRLEELLPFTPEAAKTLY; from the coding sequence ATGACATACTCGCAATCCGTTCAACCCTTGTTCCAACCGTTCACAAGCGGAAATCTCTTGCTGTCGAATCGCATCGTGATGGCGCCGATGACTCGCCAATTCTCCCCGGAAGGCGTGCCGGGCCCTGATGTGGCTGCCTATTACCGCCGCAGAGCGGAGAACGGCGTCGGCCTCATCGTGACTGAAGGCACGACTGTCAATCATCCGGATGCGTCCAACCAACCAAACATACCGCATTTCTACGGCGAAGCCGCATTAAACGGTTGGGCGAACGTATTGGCTGAGGTACACGGGGCAGGCGGTCGGATCATCCCGCAGCTTTGGCATATGGGAGCCCGCGGCCAAGTCGACAGCTACACGGAAGCGGAGATCGCCGCCATCGTCCAGGCATTCGCTCAGTCGGCAGCCGAAGCCAAGCGGCTGGGCTTCGACGGCATCGAGCTGCACGGAGCGCACGGATATTTGATCGACCAATTTTTCTGGGAAAGAACGAACCAGCGGACCGACCGTTATGGCGGCGACATCCTGAAGCGCACCCGCTTTGCGGTAGAAGTCATCGAAGCGTGCCGCCGCGCCGTCGGTCCGGACTTCCCGATCGTCCTTCGTATCTCGCAATGGAAGTCGTCCGACTACACGGCGAAATTGGCGGCAACGCCGACTGAACTGGAGCAGTTCTTGAAGCCGTTAATCGAGGCGGGCGTCGATGTGTTCCACTGCTCCACCCGCCGCTTCTGGGAGCCCGAGTTCGAAGGCTCCGATCTGAATCTGGCCGGATGGGTCAAAAAGTTGACGGGAAAACCGACGATTACGGTCGGATCGGTCGGCCTCGATACCGAATTTATGAGTTTCTTTACAGAAGGCAAGGGCTCGACTGTCACCAGGATCGACGGCCTGATCGAAAGACTGGAGCGCGGTGAATTCGATCTGGTGGCCATAGGCAGGGCATTATTGGCCGATCCCGCATGGGCAAGCAAGATACGCGACGGCCGGCTCGAGGAGCTGCTTCCCTTTACGCCCGAAGCGGCGAAAACCTTGTATTAA
- a CDS encoding PLP-dependent aminotransferase family protein, whose amino-acid sequence MENKYEIVKALLKEQLLSSAIKPGERLPSIRAASELWSCSKNTAIRAYQELEKEHLIYSVPKSGYYAVLRSPQGKEQGEEWIDFSSASPAADVMPYKDFQHCLNRAIELYEDHLFSYSDPQGFFTLRRALEGHLAKSQVFAAPSQICVVSGAQQALHLLASMPFPNGKSAVLVEQPTFSGMLRSLDLMGVTVLGIERTMDGIDLDELERHFRNNHIKFFYTVPRFHNPLGASYTTEQKKRIAKLAKQYDVYILEDDYLADMETDGKADPIYSYDDAGKAIYVKSFSKIMLPGLRLATVVLPASLMETFRLFKASSDSSTAALSQAALELYLNCGMYDHHASLVRERYTMRMQKLAECAERLLPPPFHLRTGRGGIFSRLVLPQEISLHDLITALHSQKVRVVSTEHNYLRTFPRENGLRLSIIQTDPAKVEKGIGMIADTLSELQSSQTRGRHNIMNWI is encoded by the coding sequence ATGGAAAACAAATACGAAATTGTGAAAGCGCTTTTAAAAGAGCAGCTGTTGTCGAGCGCGATCAAGCCCGGGGAAAGGCTGCCTTCGATCCGCGCAGCATCCGAGCTGTGGTCATGCAGCAAGAATACAGCGATCCGCGCGTATCAAGAGCTGGAGAAGGAGCATTTGATCTACTCCGTTCCCAAAAGCGGCTACTACGCGGTCTTGCGCTCGCCCCAGGGGAAGGAGCAGGGAGAGGAGTGGATCGACTTTTCTTCCGCCAGCCCTGCTGCGGATGTGATGCCGTACAAAGATTTTCAGCATTGTTTGAACCGCGCGATCGAGCTGTATGAAGACCACCTGTTTTCCTATTCGGACCCGCAAGGCTTTTTTACATTGAGGCGGGCGCTGGAAGGGCATTTGGCGAAGTCGCAGGTGTTTGCCGCACCTTCGCAAATCTGCGTCGTGTCGGGTGCGCAGCAAGCCCTTCATCTTCTCGCTTCGATGCCGTTTCCGAACGGCAAGAGCGCTGTGCTCGTGGAACAGCCCACGTTTTCCGGGATGCTGCGCTCCCTCGATCTGATGGGCGTCACCGTGCTCGGCATTGAGAGGACGATGGACGGCATCGATCTGGATGAGCTGGAGCGGCATTTTCGCAACAATCACATCAAGTTTTTCTATACGGTTCCCCGCTTTCACAATCCGCTCGGAGCGAGCTACACGACTGAGCAAAAAAAGCGAATTGCCAAGCTCGCCAAGCAATATGATGTCTATATCCTGGAAGACGACTACCTCGCTGACATGGAGACGGACGGGAAAGCAGACCCGATCTACAGCTACGATGACGCGGGCAAAGCCATCTACGTCAAAAGCTTTTCCAAGATCATGCTCCCCGGATTGCGATTGGCTACGGTCGTCCTTCCCGCTTCGTTGATGGAGACGTTTCGCCTGTTCAAAGCGTCCAGCGATTCCAGCACGGCGGCACTGTCCCAAGCCGCGCTTGAGCTGTATTTGAACTGCGGCATGTACGACCACCACGCTTCGCTGGTGCGCGAACGGTACACCATGCGGATGCAGAAGCTGGCCGAGTGCGCCGAGCGCTTGCTGCCGCCGCCATTTCACCTGCGGACCGGCAGAGGAGGGATCTTTTCCCGATTGGTTCTGCCGCAGGAGATCAGCCTGCACGATCTGATCACAGCCCTTCACTCGCAAAAGGTGCGGGTCGTGTCGACCGAGCACAACTACCTGCGGACGTTTCCGAGAGAGAATGGCCTGCGGCTCAGCATTATTCAAACAGATCCGGCGAAGGTCGAAAAAGGAATCGGAATGATAGCAGACACGTTGTCCGAGCTGCAAAGCAGCCAAACTAGAGGCAGGCATAACATCATGAATTGGATATGA
- a CDS encoding VOC family protein produces the protein MLGITHLRHISLFTPVLQEQADFYEKIWGLDKLHEDENNVYFRGAGSENHILHLQAGEKRGLHHIAFGMVDKNAVDAAAEKLRELGIPLISEPGYLDEAGGGYGLRFLDPEGRCIELSCWVEIHTKDWSKKNVDPIKLNHVVMNTKDIDMICDFYTKVLGFKVSDWSEHQMVFLRCNKNHHSIAFNQDEHASVNHIAYEVESVDEVMRGIANVRKADVEPMWGPGRHGPGNNIFCYFRDPAGYVMEYTCYLTSIEDDEKWQALVWKRVPHLMDQWGIAGGPPPGARASMKGDPDEGWATRLVGKK, from the coding sequence ATGCTAGGTATCACCCATTTGCGTCACATCAGCTTGTTCACACCGGTACTTCAGGAACAGGCGGATTTTTACGAAAAGATTTGGGGATTGGATAAGCTGCACGAAGACGAAAACAACGTCTATTTCCGCGGAGCCGGCTCCGAGAACCACATTCTGCATTTGCAGGCGGGAGAAAAGCGCGGACTGCATCACATCGCCTTTGGCATGGTCGACAAGAACGCCGTGGATGCGGCAGCGGAAAAGCTGAGAGAACTTGGAATTCCTCTGATTTCCGAGCCAGGTTATCTGGACGAAGCCGGCGGCGGCTACGGGCTGCGCTTCCTCGATCCGGAAGGCCGCTGCATCGAGCTGTCCTGTTGGGTGGAGATCCACACGAAGGACTGGAGCAAGAAAAACGTCGATCCGATCAAGCTCAACCACGTGGTGATGAACACCAAGGACATCGATATGATCTGCGACTTTTACACGAAGGTGCTCGGCTTCAAGGTAAGCGACTGGAGCGAGCATCAGATGGTGTTCCTGCGCTGCAACAAAAACCACCACTCGATCGCCTTCAACCAGGATGAGCACGCATCCGTCAACCACATCGCCTATGAAGTGGAGAGCGTGGACGAGGTCATGCGCGGCATCGCCAATGTGCGCAAGGCAGATGTCGAGCCGATGTGGGGACCTGGACGCCACGGCCCGGGGAACAACATCTTCTGCTACTTCCGCGATCCGGCAGGCTACGTCATGGAGTACACCTGTTACCTGACTTCGATCGAAGACGATGAGAAATGGCAAGCGCTGGTCTGGAAGCGCGTACCGCATTTGATGGACCAATGGGGCATTGCCGGTGGACCGCCGCCAGGGGCGCGCGCATCCATGAAAGGCGACCCGGACGAGGGCTGGGCAACCAGGCTCGTCGGCAAAAAATAA
- a CDS encoding GNAT family N-acetyltransferase produces MKVNHELLPYSISDIKELLDREQIFQWLSGSYWASDRPKEVVFASMEHSLCFGIYGEAGQVGFARVVTDYATFSWICDVFIDPAHRGNGLGKWLMDTLVHHPAIAHTNMSLATRDAHGLYEQYGFTRRETMRRMANEGMNASVAR; encoded by the coding sequence ATGAAAGTAAATCACGAGCTATTACCTTATTCCATCAGTGATATAAAGGAGTTGTTGGACAGGGAACAGATTTTCCAATGGCTGTCTGGTTCGTATTGGGCCTCGGACCGCCCGAAAGAGGTGGTTTTCGCCAGCATGGAGCATTCTTTGTGCTTTGGCATTTACGGGGAAGCCGGGCAAGTGGGATTCGCCCGCGTCGTCACCGATTACGCGACGTTTTCCTGGATCTGCGACGTGTTTATCGATCCTGCCCACCGCGGCAATGGCCTCGGGAAATGGCTAATGGACACGCTCGTCCACCATCCCGCCATCGCCCATACCAACATGAGCCTGGCTACGCGTGACGCGCATGGCCTTTACGAGCAGTATGGCTTTACCCGCAGAGAAACGATGCGGCGGATGGCGAACGAAGGCATGAATGCTTCGGTGGCCAGATAA